DNA from Leptospira mayottensis 200901116:
CGGATATTGATGACCCCGGATTGAAAAAGAAGATATTGTCCTTTGATTCCGGTGAGAACATCTTCGATAAGCGGATTTTTTTCAGGTGCGAGTGATTGTATTTTGGACGGATAAGATTGAATCGGATAACGGATATCAGTCGGAGTTTCTTGGGTAGAAATCTTATAATCCAAGTCGAAATCAAGCTCTTCGATTTTTTGGATGAATTCTTTTTTCCGTTCGATAAGATCAATCGGTTCCGGATCACCTGCTACCATTTTTTGCCAAGTCGTCCTATCGGACAAAACCTTGGAAAGTTCTTTTTCTATAATTCCAGCGTCCCTCCTAGAAACGACTTCCACAAGAGGAATTCCTTGAACGGCCCCCTGATCCACCCATCGATTCGATACCGGATTCTCTTTCGTGATTCCGACCTTAATCGCGGAACTGTTCGCGAGATAAACCGTATGAGAAATAAAACAGTGAGACTCTCCCCAATCCGGTTCTCTACAGGTCCCGAGATGAAAATGGCAAGTATCGGGCCTTAAGATACAAAGATCGTTTTCCGCAAGAGTTTGAAAACAAGTGAAACAGTT
Protein-coding regions in this window:
- a CDS encoding DUF2797 domain-containing protein — its product is MKQIASGFLRMMDHQGIDPVRYIWVTATYDSDSSEKQKAHIQENSDILNYLGKKVKLEFTGKIRCVSCGRITKKSFNQGNCFTCFQTLAENDLCILRPDTCHFHLGTCREPDWGESHCFISHTVYLANSSAIKVGITKENPVSNRWVDQGAVQGIPLVEVVSRRDAGIIEKELSKVLSDRTTWQKMVAGDPEPIDLIERKKEFIQKIEELDFDLDYKISTQETPTDIRYPIQSYPSKIQSLAPEKNPLIEDVLTGIKGQYLLFQSGVINIRAYGGYETILSAE